A region of uncultured Campylobacter sp. DNA encodes the following proteins:
- a CDS encoding colicin immunity domain-containing protein, whose translation MRHGDLIFLNLFRNYEDEFAGVGRCDFVIYLEELVKAGEYGIALEDFLVQMYEYDIKISSNDLTIIKNLCEGVNIDSNLWLVLRLKRRAIKIYLKGALMIEEYIKIIEDFLQNRIDVFEFEKIYWDKFMNDKNFPDEYYEPLNRLLADIDEFEPDEELRGDDTVGDSLSEEDLRGCAKKALKQITLLK comes from the coding sequence ATGAGACACGGCGATTTGATATTTTTAAATTTGTTCCGTAATTACGAAGATGAATTTGCCGGAGTCGGTCGGTGCGACTTTGTAATTTATTTGGAAGAGCTGGTTAAAGCTGGAGAATATGGTATAGCGCTGGAAGATTTTTTAGTTCAAATGTATGAATATGATATAAAAATTTCTTCTAACGACTTAACAATTATAAAAAATTTATGCGAAGGCGTGAATATCGATAGTAATTTATGGTTGGTTCTAAGGTTAAAGCGGCGGGCGATTAAAATATATCTGAAAGGGGCTCTTATGATAGAGGAATATATAAAAATAATAGAGGATTTTTTGCAAAACAGAATCGACGTATTTGAATTTGAAAAGATATATTGGGATAAATTTATGAATGATAAAAATTTTCCCGATGAATATTATGAGCCGCTTAATAGACTTCTTGCCGATATCGATGAATTCGAACCAGACGAAGAGTTGAGGGGTGATGATACGGTAGGCGATTCATTAAGTGAAGAGGATCTAAGGGGATGCGCGAAAAAGGCTTTAAAACAAATTACACTTTTAAAATAG
- a CDS encoding Imm41 family immunity protein: protein MNLVNFYRNTAFDDRYDANSFIGMILDNNLWSDDEYWKLEADLKKILQHYKNKELDPEIMQGIISISNDIFLNGSWRDVDIDAKSECFKTYEYQEDTKPNIFDRFRRIKSLLLAVASGDENFYKIKFFYENCTLESCAKNSKDGAVVKIPLKGNTILNE from the coding sequence ATGAATCTTGTAAATTTTTATAGAAATACCGCATTTGATGATAGATATGATGCAAATTCGTTCATAGGTATGATTTTAGATAATAATCTATGGTCCGATGATGAATATTGGAAATTGGAAGCCGATTTAAAAAAGATTTTGCAGCATTATAAAAATAAAGAGTTGGACCCAGAAATAATGCAAGGCATTATTTCTATCTCTAATGATATATTTCTAAACGGAAGTTGGCGCGACGTAGATATAGACGCAAAAAGCGAATGTTTTAAAACGTATGAATATCAAGAAGATACAAAGCCAAATATTTTCGATAGATTTCGTCGCATAAAAAGCTTATTATTGGCGGTTGCGTCAGGGGATGAGAATTTTTATAAAATTAAATTTTTCTATGAAAATTGTACGCTAGAGTCTTGTGCTAAAAATAGCAAAGACGGTGCGGTAGTTAAAATTCCATTAAAAGGAAATACGATTTTAAATGAATAA
- a CDS encoding Imm41 family immunity protein: MDLELLYQNSTNSDKFSINSFVGKFIYQKTWSDCDYWELDKALMQILSFYHNKTLPKEIFIAILAIFNDVIGVEDKSEIYVSNMLCAKNSDGVVPSIYDRFERLKVLCNSIVFKEEFSNSGFWYVPKD; the protein is encoded by the coding sequence ATGGACTTAGAGCTTTTATACCAAAATTCAACGAATTCTGATAAATTTAGCATCAATTCGTTTGTTGGAAAATTTATATATCAAAAAACTTGGTCGGATTGCGACTATTGGGAGTTAGATAAAGCTTTAATGCAGATTTTGAGTTTTTATCATAACAAAACGCTTCCAAAAGAAATTTTCATCGCAATACTAGCGATATTTAATGATGTTATCGGCGTGGAGGACAAATCGGAAATTTATGTAAGCAATATGCTGTGTGCAAAAAACAGCGACGGCGTAGTGCCTAGCATATATGATAGATTTGAAAGATTAAAGGTTCTGTGCAACAGCATCGTATTCAAAGAAGAATTTAGCAATAGCGGTTTTTGGTATGTTCCAAAGGATTAA
- a CDS encoding transglycosylase SLT domain-containing protein has product MKKLLFALFLALQAPAYSPNEIVNAIAAVAQNEGVKPEILYTIVKIESDFEPYTISFLTNKANADYFASLRNQNIRIKTSNYSLNSSKWVVTIIPANEIYAVQIAKYLYEDGFSIDVGLGQLNAVNFSQNEIDYIFNPMYNLTKCAKILRKCWNAKDKNIKDTIECYNYGMRKRYSNPYYKRFYEHYEKFFGKPY; this is encoded by the coding sequence ATGAAAAAGTTGCTTTTCGCCCTGTTTTTGGCGCTTCAAGCCCCCGCTTACTCGCCGAACGAGATCGTAAACGCCATCGCCGCAGTAGCGCAAAACGAAGGGGTAAAGCCTGAAATTTTATACACTATCGTCAAAATCGAAAGCGACTTCGAGCCCTACACGATCTCCTTTTTGACAAACAAAGCAAACGCCGATTATTTCGCAAGCCTGCGCAATCAAAATATCCGCATCAAGACGAGCAACTATAGCCTAAATTCCAGCAAATGGGTCGTTACGATCATACCGGCAAACGAAATTTACGCCGTGCAGATCGCCAAGTACCTGTACGAGGATGGCTTTAGCATCGACGTGGGACTCGGGCAGCTAAACGCCGTAAATTTCAGCCAAAATGAGATAGATTATATATTTAACCCAATGTACAACCTCACCAAATGCGCTAAAATTCTACGCAAATGCTGGAATGCTAAAGACAAAAATATCAAAGACACGATCGAGTGCTACAACTACGGCATGCGCAAACGCTACTCAAACCCCTACTACAAGCGATTTTACGAACATTACGAGAAATTTTTCGGCAAGCCCTATTAA
- a CDS encoding 3-deoxy-8-phosphooctulonate synthase gives MILIAGPCVIESRELIMKVAESLRKFNEMDGVEFYFKSSFDKANRTSISSFRGPGLQRGCEILAEVKEKFGYKILTDIHESYQAEPAARVADVLQIPAFLCRQTDLLVAAASTQAVVNIKKGQFLSPQAMKHSVEKVLQTRSARAYIPQSGAASGGTKAAQNSACSSDTEICGVQSGARSGANDGSSALGAQNSCSARSDAQNSAHACSTEGAANSAQSAPQPSGGDMHDLARRYGVWLTERGSTFGYGNLIVDMRSLPIMREFAPVIFDATHSVQMPSIGATSGGDSRFVPYLARAAAAVGVDGFFYETHPDPAHALSDGPNMLNLQQLEHVVAQTLAIQKALRF, from the coding sequence ATGATACTGATCGCAGGACCCTGCGTGATCGAAAGTCGCGAGCTGATAATGAAAGTCGCGGAAAGTTTACGCAAATTTAACGAAATGGACGGGGTGGAATTTTACTTCAAAAGCAGCTTCGATAAAGCCAACCGCACCAGCATCTCAAGCTTCCGCGGCCCGGGGCTGCAGCGCGGCTGTGAAATTTTAGCCGAAGTAAAGGAAAAGTTCGGCTATAAAATTTTAACCGACATCCACGAGAGCTACCAGGCGGAGCCCGCTGCGCGCGTCGCCGACGTACTGCAAATACCCGCGTTTTTGTGCCGCCAAACCGACCTGCTCGTCGCCGCAGCAAGCACGCAAGCGGTAGTAAACATCAAAAAAGGTCAGTTTTTATCGCCGCAGGCGATGAAACACAGCGTCGAAAAGGTGCTGCAAACTCGCAGCGCACGGGCTTATATCCCGCAAAGCGGCGCGGCATCTGGCGGTACAAAGGCTGCTCAAAACAGCGCCTGCTCTAGCGATACCGAAATTTGCGGCGTGCAAAGCGGCGCTCGAAGCGGTGCGAATGACGGCTCTTCCGCGCTAGGCGCGCAAAATTCTTGCAGCGCACGATCGGACGCGCAAAATTCCGCCCATGCTTGCAGTACCGAAGGCGCTGCAAATTCTGCTCAAAGCGCCCCGCAACCAAGCGGCGGCGATATGCACGATCTGGCGCGCCGCTACGGCGTTTGGCTCACTGAGCGCGGTAGCACATTCGGCTACGGAAATTTGATCGTCGATATGCGCTCGCTGCCGATTATGCGCGAGTTTGCGCCGGTGATTTTCGACGCGACGCACAGCGTGCAGATGCCTAGTATCGGCGCTACGAGCGGCGGCGATTCGCGCTTCGTGCCGTACCTCGCGCGAGCGGCGGCGGCCGTGGGCGTGGACGGATTTTTTTACGAGACGCACCCCGATCCCGCTCACGCGCTTTCGGACGGACCGAATATGCTAAATTTACAGCAGCTTGAGCACGTTGTCGCGCAGACGCTCGCAATTCAAAAAGCGCTCAGATTTTAG
- a CDS encoding PH domain-containing protein, with protein MELKYEKIESISVMQSILGRILKFGTIVVRGTGGTAVSFQFIANPVAFKNRAMEKIG; from the coding sequence GTGGAGCTAAAATATGAAAAAATCGAAAGCATATCCGTAATGCAGAGTATTTTGGGGAGAATTTTAAAATTCGGCACCATAGTGGTGCGAGGTACCGGCGGCACGGCGGTTAGCTTCCAATTTATCGCTAATCCCGTAGCGTTTAAAAACAGGGCGATGGAAAAGATCGGCTAG
- a CDS encoding ABC transporter ATP-binding protein, with product MSCSLKALGLSAKNGEREIFRSVNLSVGHKEKVAILGANGQGKTSLLQILGGLRQWGEGEIELFGEKLECAEDFVKFRHEIGFLFQNSDDQFLCASVFEDVAFSLRAQNERLKRAQNAEQKRGIFSKFFGRKAQILRQGSENDHLKKLEILSEEQIERKALETLRRLGIEHLRERVPFHLSGGEKKLVALAGALVCEPRILLLDEPTTALDEAMQERVAGILAELDVSEIIVSHDKNFIDKIADKIYYLKSDGLYESP from the coding sequence ATGAGCTGTTCGCTTAAGGCGCTAGGTTTAAGCGCTAAAAATGGCGAGCGAGAAATTTTTCGCAGCGTAAATTTGAGCGTAGGGCATAAGGAAAAAGTGGCGATCTTGGGCGCGAACGGGCAGGGCAAGACGAGTCTGCTTCAAATTTTAGGCGGCCTAAGGCAATGGGGCGAGGGCGAGATCGAGCTTTTCGGCGAGAAGCTTGAGTGTGCGGAGGATTTTGTAAAATTTCGCCACGAGATCGGGTTTTTATTTCAAAACAGCGACGATCAATTTTTGTGCGCGAGCGTGTTTGAGGACGTCGCATTTAGCCTACGTGCGCAAAATGAGCGGCTAAAACGAGCACAAAATGCGGAGCAAAAGCGTGGAATTTTTTCTAAATTTTTTGGCCGTAAGGCGCAAATTTTAAGGCAGGGCAGCGAAAACGACCATCTAAAAAAGCTTGAAATTTTAAGCGAAGAGCAGATCGAGCGCAAGGCGCTGGAGACGCTGCGACGCTTGGGAATCGAGCATCTACGCGAGCGGGTGCCCTTTCATCTAAGTGGCGGCGAGAAAAAGCTAGTGGCGCTTGCGGGCGCGTTGGTGTGCGAGCCTAGGATACTACTGCTGGACGAGCCTACGACGGCGCTTGATGAGGCGATGCAGGAGCGCGTGGCGGGGATTTTGGCGGAGCTTGACGTAAGCGAGATCATCGTCTCGCACGATAAAAACTTCATCGATAAAATCGCGGATAAAATCTATTATTTAAAATCGGACGGCTTATATGAAAGTCCATGA
- a CDS encoding energy-coupling factor transporter transmembrane component T, translated as MSPAVSLLAFFIFSFGVGLSGQLYAAFFAPPLLLFALKISIARAVCTRLAVLNIFAILSALSPAIVGNYELAGVIFLRANLIMAFAILLFYGKDEYFFARGFYGLGLGEKLSSLVYCCGRFVNFLRSDLARLQALLRMRGFVGTSGIFTYKIYANLVGILAISALEQARNLSLVMSARGFCGRLFYECREGLSISEASFLAFVLACVFIKIGAIL; from the coding sequence ATGAGCCCCGCCGTATCACTGCTCGCGTTTTTCATCTTCAGCTTCGGCGTCGGACTTAGCGGACAGCTTTACGCAGCGTTTTTTGCCCCGCCGCTACTTCTTTTTGCGCTTAAAATTTCGATTGCGCGCGCGGTTTGCACAAGGCTTGCGGTATTAAATATCTTTGCGATTTTAAGCGCGTTAAGCCCCGCCATAGTCGGCAACTACGAGCTTGCGGGCGTAATATTTTTACGCGCGAATTTGATAATGGCATTTGCGATTTTGCTATTTTACGGCAAGGATGAATATTTTTTCGCGCGCGGATTTTACGGGCTCGGGCTCGGCGAAAAGCTAAGCTCTTTGGTGTATTGCTGTGGGCGATTCGTAAATTTTTTACGCTCGGATTTAGCGAGGCTGCAAGCACTTTTGCGGATGCGCGGATTTGTAGGGACGAGCGGAATTTTCACCTATAAAATTTATGCGAATTTAGTTGGAATTTTAGCGATTTCGGCGCTTGAGCAGGCAAGAAATTTAAGCCTGGTGATGAGCGCGCGAGGATTTTGCGGTAGGCTATTTTACGAATGTCGCGAGGGCTTGAGCATCTCGGAGGCCTCGTTTTTGGCGTTCGTGCTGGCGTGCGTATTTATTAAAATCGGAGCTATCTTATGA
- the cbiM gene encoding cobalt transporter CbiM, translated as MHISEGVLSAPVLLAGWAVTAPAVAAILWRVRQSEIPRIACFSALFFVASFVHLPVGVSSMHLMLSGLVGAFLGSRAILAIFVALFLQGVFFGFGGLSVLGVNTAVIGFPAVLGGLFAAAAKAQELKARTQKIYLFLAGFVPIVCSMLLLDLVLFISGREFFAIATLISLEGAILAVLEGIITLFALSFIAKFYGGQRR; from the coding sequence GTGCATATTAGCGAAGGAGTTTTGAGTGCGCCCGTGCTGCTTGCCGGCTGGGCGGTTACGGCGCCTGCGGTAGCGGCGATTTTATGGCGCGTAAGGCAGTCTGAAATCCCGAGGATCGCATGTTTTAGCGCGCTGTTTTTCGTCGCCTCTTTCGTGCACCTGCCCGTGGGGGTCAGCTCCATGCACCTGATGCTAAGCGGGCTCGTGGGCGCGTTTTTGGGCTCGCGCGCGATCTTGGCGATTTTTGTCGCGCTGTTTTTGCAAGGGGTATTTTTTGGATTCGGAGGGCTTAGCGTACTCGGCGTAAATACCGCAGTCATCGGCTTTCCAGCGGTTTTAGGCGGGCTCTTTGCCGCCGCCGCAAAAGCGCAAGAACTAAAAGCGCGCACGCAAAAAATTTATCTATTTTTGGCGGGCTTCGTGCCGATCGTCTGCTCGATGCTGCTTCTTGATCTCGTGCTTTTCATCAGCGGGCGGGAGTTTTTTGCTATCGCGACGCTCATCTCGCTCGAAGGCGCAATCTTAGCTGTTTTGGAAGGGATCATCACTCTTTTTGCGCTTAGCTTTATTGCGAAATTTTACGGCGGACAGAGGCGATGA
- a CDS encoding DUF4198 domain-containing protein, whose translation MKAKFAFLGIFAVSLAFAHFGVLTTDKNVVEDQKDATLKLNLEFSHPFLQESMNLQKPAEFGVFIDGEKKSLLGSLKEQKKGENSYFAAEFKADKPSLLAFYFDPKPYAEPAERKMIRHITKTYVDAYDAGEGWDKPLGLEAEIVPLVRPYALYAGEIFSGVFLLHGRPVPGADVEIELYNDKGYKAPSEAHVTQVVKTNGAGEFSFVMPVAGWWGFAALSEEEAAKGSEQPVNELGAVLWIKADELKK comes from the coding sequence ATGAAGGCAAAATTTGCTTTTTTAGGAATTTTCGCGGTGAGCCTTGCGTTTGCACATTTCGGCGTTCTTACGACGGATAAAAATGTCGTAGAGGATCAAAAAGATGCTACTTTAAAGCTAAATTTGGAATTCTCCCATCCGTTTTTACAGGAGTCTATGAATCTACAAAAGCCCGCAGAATTCGGCGTTTTTATTGACGGCGAGAAAAAATCGCTCCTAGGCAGCCTAAAAGAGCAGAAAAAGGGCGAAAATTCCTATTTTGCGGCGGAATTTAAAGCTGACAAACCATCGCTTTTGGCGTTTTATTTCGATCCGAAACCCTATGCCGAGCCGGCCGAGCGCAAGATGATCCGCCATATCACCAAAACCTACGTCGATGCTTACGACGCGGGCGAAGGCTGGGATAAGCCGCTCGGGCTAGAGGCGGAGATCGTGCCGCTAGTGCGGCCTTATGCGCTGTATGCGGGCGAGATATTTAGCGGAGTTTTTTTACTGCACGGAAGACCCGTCCCAGGCGCGGACGTGGAGATCGAGCTATATAACGATAAAGGCTACAAAGCCCCTAGCGAGGCGCATGTCACGCAGGTCGTTAAAACCAACGGCGCGGGCGAGTTTAGCTTCGTGATGCCGGTTGCCGGCTGGTGGGGCTTTGCGGCTCTTAGCGAGGAGGAGGCCGCCAAAGGTAGCGAGCAGCCCGTAAATGAACTGGGCGCCGTGCTTTGGATCAAAGCGGACGAGTTAAAAAAGTAA
- the serS gene encoding serine--tRNA ligase has product MINLKLIETNFDEFNKKLIAKKVPPQTLQSLLDAYNELKSKKSDLENLQAVQNAKSKELGLAAREGKDVGALKSQLEENKQKIQSLSELVNEREQSLEAIAACVPNIIDDDVPIGADESENVCIKKVLQPRTFDFAPKQHFELGEALGWLDFERGVKLSGSRFTAIRGLGAKLNMALINYMIEFNNSRGFELVNMPFLVRDQILYGTGQLPKFKDDLYRVDDEEQNLYLIPTSEVTATNLFNDEILRSEELPIKLTSYSHCFRKEAGSAGRDTRGMIRQHQFEKVELVAITRPEDSAKMLEEMISCASDLLASLGLPHRHMLLCSGDLGFSAAKTVDLEVWLPGQNQYREISSISNCRDFQARRAKIRFKDGKKNSLVHTLNGSSLAVGRTLIAVMENYQRKDGSIEIPRVLEKYM; this is encoded by the coding sequence ATGATAAATTTAAAACTTATCGAGACAAATTTCGACGAATTTAATAAAAAACTCATCGCCAAAAAAGTCCCGCCGCAAACCCTGCAATCGCTACTAGATGCCTACAACGAGCTAAAATCTAAAAAGAGCGATCTTGAAAACCTTCAGGCCGTGCAAAACGCAAAGAGCAAGGAGTTAGGTCTCGCCGCGCGCGAGGGCAAGGATGTAGGCGCACTAAAATCGCAGCTTGAGGAAAACAAGCAAAAGATCCAAAGCCTAAGCGAGCTCGTAAATGAGCGCGAGCAGAGCTTAGAGGCGATCGCCGCGTGCGTGCCGAATATCATCGACGACGACGTGCCGATCGGCGCGGACGAGAGCGAAAACGTCTGTATCAAAAAGGTCCTGCAGCCGCGCACGTTCGACTTCGCGCCCAAGCAGCACTTCGAGCTCGGCGAGGCGCTGGGATGGCTTGATTTCGAACGCGGCGTCAAGCTCAGCGGCAGCCGCTTCACCGCGATCCGAGGTCTTGGCGCAAAACTGAATATGGCTCTCATCAATTACATGATCGAATTTAACAACTCACGCGGCTTCGAGCTCGTAAATATGCCGTTTTTGGTGCGCGATCAGATCCTCTACGGCACGGGTCAGCTGCCTAAATTTAAAGACGACCTCTACCGCGTCGACGACGAGGAGCAAAACCTCTACCTCATCCCTACGAGCGAGGTTACGGCGACAAATCTCTTTAACGATGAAATTTTACGCAGCGAGGAGCTGCCGATCAAGCTCACCAGCTACAGCCATTGCTTTCGCAAGGAAGCGGGCTCGGCGGGGCGCGATACGCGCGGCATGATCCGCCAGCATCAGTTCGAAAAGGTAGAGCTCGTCGCCATCACGCGCCCAGAGGATAGCGCAAAGATGCTTGAGGAGATGATTTCATGCGCGAGCGATCTGCTAGCTAGCCTTGGCCTTCCGCACAGACACATGCTGCTTTGCAGCGGCGATCTGGGCTTTAGCGCCGCAAAGACCGTGGATTTGGAAGTTTGGCTGCCGGGACAGAACCAATACAGAGAGATCAGCTCGATCAGCAACTGTCGCGATTTTCAGGCGCGCAGAGCCAAGATCCGCTTCAAAGACGGCAAGAAAAACAGCCTCGTTCACACGCTAAACGGCTCCTCGCTCGCGGTCGGCCGCACGCTGATCGCGGTGATGGAAAACTACCAGCGCAAGGACGGCAGTATCGAAATCCCGCGCGTTTTAGAAAAATATATGTAG
- the rsfS gene encoding ribosome silencing factor — translation MKIALFGGSFDPPHAGHDAAVRAILSSLKPDLLVIMPSFLNPFKKSFSAPPQLRLRWCRALWSDAPGVEVSDYEISQNVPVPTIQSVKFLLEKYGIHDKITAETAATASETRSADKIPSTASSRAPDAIMSEISNASENTVTDEIPCAVRNEISSAVRAPSIIGGEILSADKILGSIDGKISNTIADKIPSASEIPSGNANCMADAGGANFVSSANGADDASDVSSTDEASKANSASGTDTTPKLYIVVGADNLAELHKWRDFGELQKLAEFVVLTRPGYDIPRQWAALRRIEITVDTSSSGFRRDFKGEIPPKIAAEVIKFYKRKDMQDPKQRAERIAEILNEKKAEDVQIIDMSEREYIAKLVVIATTLTSRHAASLIEELKSALKPLGEEFLAIESGDEWSVVDLGDIIVHLISEAYRAKYNIEDFLDKLKKEQF, via the coding sequence GTGAAGATCGCGCTTTTCGGCGGCAGTTTCGATCCGCCGCATGCAGGACACGACGCCGCGGTAAGGGCGATCTTATCAAGCCTAAAGCCCGACTTGCTGGTCATAATGCCGTCGTTTCTCAACCCGTTTAAAAAAAGCTTTTCGGCGCCTCCGCAGCTGCGGCTTAGATGGTGCCGCGCGCTGTGGAGCGACGCCCCGGGCGTGGAGGTGAGCGATTATGAAATTTCGCAAAACGTGCCGGTACCCACGATACAAAGCGTGAAATTTCTGCTCGAAAAATACGGCATACACGACAAAATCACGGCGGAGACGGCAGCCACGGCGAGCGAAACCCGAAGCGCGGATAAAATTCCAAGCACCGCTTCAAGTAGAGCGCCCGACGCCATCATGAGCGAAATTTCAAATGCAAGCGAAAATACAGTCACGGATGAAATTCCATGCGCTGTCAGAAACGAAATTTCGAGCGCCGTCAGAGCCCCGAGTATTATCGGGGGCGAAATTTTGAGCGCAGACAAAATTCTAGGCTCTATTGATGGTAAAATTTCAAATACCATTGCGGACAAAATTCCAAGCGCAAGCGAAATTCCAAGCGGCAATGCGAATTGTATGGCTGACGCAGGCGGCGCAAATTTCGTGAGTAGCGCAAATGGCGCGGATGACGCAAGCGATGTGAGCAGTACAGATGAAGCAAGCAAAGCAAATAGTGCAAGCGGCACGGATACAACACCAAAGCTCTACATCGTCGTGGGTGCCGACAACCTAGCCGAGCTTCATAAATGGCGCGATTTTGGCGAGCTGCAGAAATTAGCGGAGTTTGTAGTGCTTACGAGGCCCGGCTATGATATCCCGCGGCAGTGGGCGGCTCTAAGGCGCATCGAGATTACCGTAGATACGAGCTCAAGCGGTTTTAGGCGAGATTTTAAAGGCGAAATCCCGCCCAAGATCGCAGCAGAGGTCATAAAATTTTATAAAAGGAAAGATATGCAAGATCCAAAGCAAAGGGCGGAGCGGATCGCCGAAATTTTAAACGAAAAGAAAGCCGAAGATGTCCAGATCATCGATATGAGCGAGCGCGAATACATCGCAAAGCTCGTAGTTATCGCCACTACGCTAACCTCTCGCCACGCAGCCTCACTTATCGAGGAGCTAAAAAGCGCGCTTAAGCCGCTCGGCGAGGAGTTTTTGGCTATCGAAAGCGGCGATGAATGGAGCGTCGTCGATCTCGGCGACATCATAGTCCATCTCATCAGCGAGGCTTACCGCGCCAAATACAATATCGAGGACTTCCTCGACAAACTCAAAAAAGAGCAATTTTAA
- a CDS encoding sodium-dependent transporter, which translates to MPRQTWSSKLTYILTVAGATIGFGCTWRFPYLVGQNGGGAYVLVFCIAMIVLGIPMILVENVIGRRALRNCVDAFTAPKKDGSRIKPAWKIVGIMGVIGAFGILAYYMVLGGWVLTYIVNILSGNFDLSARITDPAFTQKFYSDHIENSPLGVGAYTIVFIAINWYILKNGIIEGIEKFVKFLMPALFLCFIAVILTNLTLEGAKEGVKFYLGVDFAKITPKLLIDVLGQVFFALSLGFGVMITLSSFLNKDEKLMQTATITAVVNTLIAVLAGFMIFPSLFSAGLEPSSGSSLVFKSLPIAFSHMPFGNAVAVVFLSILLIAALTTSITIYQVIINFVEERFGFSTLKAVNLTLGGVFVLGNLPCILSSSVLADVKILGRSVFDAFDFVSANVFFVLTALLCCIYVGWVLKKDAIYELTNEGDLSARLAGVWFLYVKFILPLIIAVIFGYGIFG; encoded by the coding sequence GTGCCGAGACAGACCTGGAGCAGCAAGCTCACATATATTTTAACCGTCGCAGGCGCCACGATAGGCTTTGGTTGTACGTGGCGGTTTCCGTATTTAGTCGGGCAAAACGGCGGCGGCGCCTACGTGCTCGTATTTTGCATTGCGATGATCGTGCTTGGAATCCCGATGATCTTAGTAGAAAACGTCATCGGACGTCGCGCGCTAAGAAACTGCGTCGATGCCTTCACAGCGCCTAAAAAGGATGGTTCGCGCATAAAGCCTGCATGGAAGATCGTAGGCATCATGGGCGTAATCGGCGCGTTTGGAATTTTAGCCTACTATATGGTCCTTGGCGGCTGGGTGCTAACCTACATTGTAAACATTCTAAGCGGCAACTTCGACCTCTCCGCGCGGATCACAGATCCCGCATTCACGCAGAAATTCTACTCAGATCATATCGAAAATAGCCCGCTCGGAGTCGGAGCTTACACGATCGTTTTCATAGCGATCAACTGGTACATTTTGAAAAACGGCATCATCGAGGGGATCGAAAAATTCGTAAAATTTCTAATGCCTGCGCTATTTTTGTGCTTCATCGCGGTGATCCTTACAAATTTAACGCTGGAAGGGGCAAAGGAAGGCGTGAAATTTTACCTCGGCGTCGATTTTGCAAAGATCACGCCCAAGCTTTTGATCGACGTTTTGGGACAGGTCTTTTTCGCGCTCTCGCTCGGATTCGGCGTGATGATCACGCTGTCCAGCTTCCTCAATAAAGACGAGAAGCTGATGCAAACGGCCACCATCACCGCAGTCGTAAACACGCTCATCGCCGTGCTTGCGGGCTTTATGATCTTTCCGTCGCTCTTTAGCGCGGGGCTTGAGCCGAGCAGCGGCTCGTCGCTGGTTTTTAAGAGCCTGCCGATCGCGTTTTCGCATATGCCGTTCGGCAACGCCGTTGCGGTGGTCTTTCTCTCGATCCTGCTCATCGCCGCGCTTACGACGTCGATCACGATCTATCAGGTCATCATAAATTTCGTCGAGGAGCGCTTCGGCTTTTCGACGCTAAAGGCGGTAAATTTAACGCTCGGCGGCGTCTTTGTACTCGGTAACCTGCCCTGCATACTCTCAAGCAGCGTGCTTGCGGACGTTAAAATTCTAGGGCGCTCGGTTTTTGATGCCTTCGACTTCGTAAGCGCGAATGTATTTTTCGTGCTAACGGCGCTTCTGTGCTGCATCTACGTGGGCTGGGTGCTAAAAAAGGACGCGATCTACGAGCTCACTAACGAAGGCGATCTAAGCGCGCGGCTCGCGGGAGTTTGGTTTTTGTATGTCAAATTTATCCTGCCGCTCATCATCGCGGTGATCTTTGGATACGGGATTTTCGGCTAA